One genomic region from Kwoniella shivajii chromosome 6, complete sequence encodes:
- a CDS encoding U6 snRNA-associated Sm-like protein LSm6, whose protein sequence is MSSASPQPEEAAAAAGSPSEFLKNIVGKRVKVRIGSGVDYHGLLTCLDGYMNVALEETEEWANGRKTAEYGDCFLRGNNVLYISALEDL, encoded by the exons ATGAGCTCAGCATCACCAcaacctgaagaagcagctgcaGCAGCTGGATCTCCATCTGAGTTCTTGAAGAACATCGTAGGGAAAAGAGTGAAAGTGAGAATAGGTAGTGGGGTAGATTatcatg GCCTCTTGACATGTCTAGATGGATATATGAATGTAGCACTTGAAGAAACTGAAGAATGGGCGAATGGCAGAAAGACAGCAGAGTATGGAGACTGTTTCCTTCGAGGTAACAATG TCCTTTATATTTCAGCATTAGAAGATTTATAA